A region of the Stieleria sp. JC731 genome:
AAATGCATCACCTGCGTGCCACGAGGAGCCTTGATCTTCGGTAGTTTCAAGTTTGCGTAATGGGTCGATGGGATGTGATCATTGTCAACGAGAAAAATGGTCGTATCAAGGAACGACTTGTCTCGCAGCAAATCCCAATCACAGCTAGCGTATCTGCCTCGGTCGTCGTCATATTGCACCCACTTGAGTCCCAATGGCTTGGTGGAGCGTTTTATTGCTGCAAATGAAACATCATCTGGAACGACATATGAATAGATTGAATAGAATGAGTAATACGGACGTAGCGTCGCAAGGAATTCGGGAATGGAGTCAGAAACCTTGGCGATAGCTCCTTTCGTCTCAACATACGGATCGCTGTCTGGATCGTCATGTATCCATATGAAGTACCAAACACCATCTTGGTACGGGCCGGCCTCAAAGATCAAGATGAAAGAATCTTCGTCCACGCGTGCGATTGGGATGGACCAGCGTGGGAGATCGTTTCGATGCCCGAGCAATCCGTGGTCAATCAAGTTGTCGTAGGGATATCGGTCTGACCGCGACCGAACCGCGTAGAAAAAGTCGATGGTGGAAATAGTCTCCATCCCTGAAAACGGATACCGAAAGGCATTGTCAACCGGAGTGCCGCCGTTATGGATCAGTAGAAAGTCCTGGTATTCCTCAGGTAGCCAAACGGGAAGTAACGCAAGTTTCTCGCGAGTCAGCTTTGGACCTCGTCCGCGAAACGCGATCTTCTCAATGTCGATGGAATTTAATTTCCGCTTTGCCATCAATCAGACTTCCTGGATATAACGTCTAAAATCACCCGGTCGCGACGAGAGACTCACCATTGTCAATACGCCCGACTTCGCGACTCGGGTACATTTTTTTGTTATGCATCTTTTTGCTGCAGCCGTTTAGCTTCATGGTCAAACCAAGCGACAAATTCTCGTGCCGCACGACAAAAACCATCTCGCGAACAACTCGCCGCCAAAAAATCGTCAGGGAGACGCCGAGGCGAATCCAATTGGACGTACGGGCGATGTAGTACCATCACAGTTTCTGGGGCTGGTGCCACAATTACGGAGCTGTATCCGTCAAACTGCTCGCCCCAGTTTGTGAGGAAATCAAATGGGCTAAATCGGCGAGAATCACGCTGAATCTCATCCATCGTTCGGTCATCGTCGCCGTAGATCGCGTGACGAACCGTGTCATGGATTTCTTCAGGAGTCATGCCATTAAAGACGGTGTCCCAAAGCCGATCAACACGTTTGGCGTGCCAGTCGAAATTTCCGTACGCAGGATACAAAGCACAGTATTGGTCGCTGAAATCACCCAGCGTAGTTCCGCCAACGTGTACGCACATCCGCCCCCACACGGCTGATGGAACTTTCAAGGCAGGTTCGACCATCACTTCGATCGCGAAGTCAGTTGAGTCACCGATCAGCATGTCTTGTCGCGTATCTTTTCTCTTAAGGCATAACGGTAACGATCACGTAGTCACCGCGAACGACCAACCACTTCAAAAACCTCATTTCGGCGACACGTCGTGCATCGGATTGCTACACGCTTTGTTCTTTTGCAGCGCGGAGCTTTCGCCGCTTATCACGCAAGTATTCGCGACGTTGCTCCGATGTCGGCACGAGCCACCAGTATACCAGCAGGACAGTGACCAGAACCGCTATGGGAATGCCGACAAAGACCGCAATCATCGCAGTTGTACCACCAATCCAATACAACACACCGACGAAAAAATAGAACGCAATATTGGCGAACCAGAGAATGCCGTGTATCGCGATTTGCATCAGGAATCCTGGTTCATCCTCGGATTTGTCAGCTTGGGGATCTGAGTTTGGCGATTCGTATGGGTTCAATATCTGTAGACACCAAAGTCAGGCATCGGATTAACGAAGTGAGGTCATGTCGGGTAACGTCCAGGATCACCCGGTCCGAGGAGTTGAGCAACCACTGCCCAGGATACACTCAAAGACTCGGGTGTATCCGTTGGTTATCCGCCATCTGGTATCTCGGGCAGCGGTTCGCAATAAGTGGTGTTGCGAATCAAGTCAGCGAACTCACGAACAGCGTCACGAACACCTTGTGTCGCGTCGACAAGGTCGTCGTCGGTCAGGTATCCATCGTAATGCGCGCGGTACACGGAAGCACCTGGGTCGGACTGCGTGTAGCGTCGCCATAGTTCTCGAGAGATTCCATCGTGGAACTCGTGAATTTGGTCGTTGACATCGTGTGGCGACAAATCACCCGCATCCATGGCGCAGATGGCATCGGCAAGCTTGTGAATCTCGGCACTAAGCTCGCGTTTCCAAGCGATTGCACCAAGTTTCCGTCGGCATTTGCGATCGGCTTTGGAGTTGTCGTTGGCCATGAGTGAAGGTTGGAATGTAATGGAATATGGAATTCAGCGGATAACGGTAGCCGTCACCAAGGTCTAGCGATGAACTGACCACTTCAATGGAACACGCTCACCGACCTTCGCGTGCAAGGCATGGTTCGACGCGATCTGAACCACCACGTGGCCTATGCCAAGGTGACGGCACAGCTCGATTGCCATGGTACCCAGCACAGTGGCATGACTCAATTCGACGTGCTTTTGCGAGGCTCTCCAAACAAAAGTTGTGCAATTGCCGTTGCAAAAATCGATCCGCAAAGCCAGACAATCAATAATAACAAAAGATCAGCGCCGGGGAGAAAGTAGCCCGTCAGAGCGATGCTTCCAAAAGCAACGATGAAATACGTAGCGTCGTATCGATTCGACGTCTTAGCAGGGGCACGGCCGCTTTGTCGTTCGACCAACCACTGCACAACCCCAATGCTACGTGAGATGCCGAAGATAAGAATGAGCGTGATGGCTATCGTGAGTTGAGAGTAACCCGCAAAAAAGAGAAAACACGCGATGGCGATCAATGAAACGACAGATATCATTTTTCCAGCCGCCAAACCGCCATGGTCACCGAGTCGGCGCGAGTGAGGTGAAACTAAAACGCGAAAGTCGTCAACTCGCCGAATTCGGTGGACCAACTGGTTCGCCGCTTTCTTACATCTAACTAGACCGTGACGAACGAGCTTCTTCGCTCCCCTCGTACACGGCCAGTTCTTCATTCAACCTTGCGATTAGCTTGCGGATCCCAGCCTTGGTGAACCCTTTTTCGCCGACCGGGTGTGCTCGCTGGAGCGCCTCCAGACGAGATTGAAGATCGCGCAGCTCAGCCTGTGCGTGTTCGTATTCTGTATTCGTTGTAATCAAAGTTCGACCTCCACAACGCCTTTGCGTCTGCCATCAGTCTCACGAGTTCGACTGAAGAATTCTAGCCAAAAATCCCAGTCACGGCGATCTTCTGCGGCAAAAATCTCTTCTGGGTGTCGGGTCAAAAGCATTGCTTCCAACTCCAGAGCCTCGACACTTCCGTTGGCAACGAGATTCGCAAAATCTTCAGGAAGCCAAACAACAGCATCTACATCATCCGGATTTGGCTTGGCCGTTACGAAACTGCCTCCGACGAATAAGCGGCGAGCCGCAATACAGCGTGAAAGGTCGATCCATCGTCGCAACCGTAGGGCGAGCCGCTTTCGCTGAGGTGTTTGCGAACCGAACCGAAAGGTCACCTCGCCCTCGCTAGCGATATGTAGCCCCTCAGGCAAATATCCATCGGCGCGCAATTGAGGAATCATTGCTGCGTTTTAACCTATTCCATGCAGCGAACGGTAGCGATCACGTGGTCGCCGCAAACGACTAACCACTTCAATAATCTCAACTCGGCGACTCACGTGCGTCGCCGGGTTCGCCGCCCATTGAAATAGCGGAGACATATTGTAGCAAAGGACATCCGGAATCAGTTTCGGCGGCCAAGTGCGCATCGATTTCTTCTTTTAGCATCACGGGACGACCTAAATGTTCGTCGAGGACGGTCACGCAATCCTCGAAATTGACGCCATCGCAAAATACGTCATCGACAAAATCATTGTCCGGAAAACAACGAAATTCTTTGGTGCGAAAGGCCGTTGCGATCGCGGTTAAGGCCTCAATATGAATCGTCCGTAACGGCTGAATACCAACGAACCCGCGCCAGCGTCCGCCGGTGCGAACGCGTACAGTCGAGGGATTGACGCAAACGAAAAGTGGGCCGGGACCGGTGTATCGATGGTAGTGCTTAGTCTCTGGAGGCGGAAATGGACGTTCGGCTACCCATCGTTCATTGTCAGGCGAGTCATTGAGGATTCCATCCGTCCAATACTCCGCAAGTTTCTGTGCGAT
Encoded here:
- a CDS encoding SMI1/KNR4 family protein, giving the protein MAKRKLNSIDIEKIAFRGRGPKLTREKLALLPVWLPEEYQDFLLIHNGGTPVDNAFRYPFSGMETISTIDFFYAVRSRSDRYPYDNLIDHGLLGHRNDLPRWSIPIARVDEDSFILIFEAGPYQDGVWYFIWIHDDPDSDPYVETKGAIAKVSDSIPEFLATLRPYYSFYSIYSYVVPDDVSFAAIKRSTKPLGLKWVQYDDDRGRYASCDWDLLRDKSFLDTTIFLVDNDHIPSTHYANLKLPKIKAPRGTQVMHLVMSSAFEDKVLKKLPKKIGDWRLTPVENKT
- a CDS encoding DUF6932 family protein, with the translated sequence MIPQLRADGYLPEGLHIASEGEVTFRFGSQTPQRKRLALRLRRWIDLSRCIAARRLFVGGSFVTAKPNPDDVDAVVWLPEDFANLVANGSVEALELEAMLLTRHPEEIFAAEDRRDWDFWLEFFSRTRETDGRRKGVVEVEL